CGCTGTCGCCAAGCGAGGACGTGCTCACGATGATCGAGCTCGTGCACATCGAGGCGCAGCTCCTGACGGGGCGCAAGGTCGCGGGGCTCTCGGACAACGCCGACTCGGGGCAGCGGTTCGTCCGCGCGTGGATCCACTACGTCCGCGGGCGGCTCCGCGAGCACCGGGGCGACCTCGACGGCGCCGCGGCGAGCTACGGCAAGGCGGAGCGGGAGGCGGGCGAGGACGTGCCGATCTTCTCCTCCCTGGCGCACGGTCGCCTCGGCACGCTTGCGGGCGCCCGCAAGCCGGGCGGAGAACAGGCCGGCTGATCCGTTTCAACGCGGTTGAAATTGCCCGAGCGGGCGACAATGCATATACTCATCCACATTATGGGGGTGGTTTCGGGCGCCGGGCTCGGGACAGGGGTGCGGTCTGCGTTCTTAAGGAGTTGGCGAGGTAGTCGGACACTACATGATTCGGATCAACGATATACTCGACAAGCACCACGCGCTCCACCCGAACGTCGAGAGCACCGTCATCCAGAAGGCGTACATCTACGCCTCCCGCAAGCACGAGGGCCAGGCCCGCAAGTCCGGGGAGCCGTACCTCGTACACCCGCTCGAGGTGGCGTACCGCGTCGCCGAGATGGGGCTCGACGAGGCGTCGATCTGCGCCGCGCTCCTCCACGACACCATCGAGGACACCGACACGACGCGCGAGGAGCTCTCGGAGCTGTTCGGCGAGGACGTCGCGGAGCTCGTCGACGGCCTGACGAAGCTGTCCAAGGTGGAGTTCACGCAGCGCGAGGAGCGCCAGGCGGAGTCCTTCCGCAAGATGCTCGTCGCCACGGCGCGCGACATCCGGGTGCTGCTCATCAAGCTCGCGGACCGGCTGCACAACATGTCGACGCTCGAGCACCTGGCACCGGAGGCACAGGAGCGGATCGCCCAGGAGACGCGCGACATCTACGCGCCGCTCGCGAACCGGCTCGGCATCGGCTGGCTCAAGGCCGAGCTCGACGATCTCGCGTTCCGGTACCTCGAGCCCGAGGCGTTCGCCGATCTGTCGCAGAAGGTCGAGGGGACCAGGAAGTCCCGCGCCGCGTACATCGATCGCACGCTCCGGGAGCTCGAGCAGTTCATCGCCGAGGCCGGGTACGAGGTCACGGTGTCGGGGCGGCTGAAGAACCTCTACTCCATCCACCAGAAGATGAAGGCCAAGGGGCTCGACTACGAGAAGGTCTACGACACGATCGCCTTCCGCGTGGTCTGCAAGGCGATCCCGGACTGCTACGCGATCTTCGGCCTCATCCACTCCCGCTGGACGCCGGTGCCGAGCCGCATCAAGGACTACATCGCCATCCCGAAGCCGAACCGGTACCGGTCGCTGCACACGACCGTCGTCGGGACCGGCGGCGAGCGCATGGAGATCCAGCTCCGCACCGAGGAGATGCACCAGGTCAACGAGTTCGGCGTCGCGGCGCACTGGGCGTACAAGGAGGGGTCGGGCAAGGCGTCGGTCGACGCGTTCCGCTGGGTCCGCGAGATGCTCGAGAACCAGGACGGGCTCTCCGACTCGCGCGAGTTCCTCGACTCGGTCAAGGTCGATCTCTTCCTCGACGAGGTGTTCGTCTTCACGCCGCGCGGCGACGTCATCTCGCTCAGGAAGGGCTCCACCCCCCTCGACTTCGCCTTCGCGATCCACACCGAGGTCGGGAACCACTGCACCGGCGCGCGCGTCAACGGGGTCCAGGTGCCGTTCACGACGGAGCTCCGCAACGGCGACTGGATCGAGATCATGACGTCCAAGAACCAGCGCCCGTCGACGGACTGGCTGGACATCGCGGTCTCGAGCAAGGCGCGGAACAAGATCCGGTCGTTCCTCCGCGCCGAGGAGCGGACCCAGTCGATCCAGGCCGGCAGAGATCTGCTCGAGCGCGGGCTGCGCCGGTTCGGCTGCTCGTTCAACCGCATCATGAAGTCCGGCGAGCTCGACGATCTCGCGAGGGAGTTCAAGCTCTCGAACGCCGACGACGTCCTCGCCGCGGTCGGGCACGGCAGGGTCGACAAGGACGAGGTGATCGACCGCCTCCTGCCGGAGGACAAGAAGGCCGCGCCGCCCTCGGAGGTCCGCGA
The sequence above is a segment of the Pseudomonadota bacterium genome. Coding sequences within it:
- a CDS encoding bifunctional (p)ppGpp synthetase/guanosine-3',5'-bis(diphosphate) 3'-pyrophosphohydrolase, producing MIRINDILDKHHALHPNVESTVIQKAYIYASRKHEGQARKSGEPYLVHPLEVAYRVAEMGLDEASICAALLHDTIEDTDTTREELSELFGEDVAELVDGLTKLSKVEFTQREERQAESFRKMLVATARDIRVLLIKLADRLHNMSTLEHLAPEAQERIAQETRDIYAPLANRLGIGWLKAELDDLAFRYLEPEAFADLSQKVEGTRKSRAAYIDRTLRELEQFIAEAGYEVTVSGRLKNLYSIHQKMKAKGLDYEKVYDTIAFRVVCKAIPDCYAIFGLIHSRWTPVPSRIKDYIAIPKPNRYRSLHTTVVGTGGERMEIQLRTEEMHQVNEFGVAAHWAYKEGSGKASVDAFRWVREMLENQDGLSDSREFLDSVKVDLFLDEVFVFTPRGDVISLRKGSTPLDFAFAIHTEVGNHCTGARVNGVQVPFTTELRNGDWIEIMTSKNQRPSTDWLDIAVSSKARNKIRSFLRAEERTQSIQAGRDLLERGLRRFGCSFNRIMKSGELDDLAREFKLSNADDVLAAVGHGRVDKDEVIDRLLPEDKKAAPPSEVRETPFEKVIRKVIHGQDAGIVLDGVDNLLIRFARCCNPLPGEEVVGYVSRGRGIVVHRRNCSKAAVLDPQRQTKVQWAATAVSQRPVCLQVLTANRPGILAELSSVFVTKGINLDSANCQASHSDRGVNTFTFSVKDLEQLNGVVRTLKQIKGVYEILRTHAD